A stretch of Bombina bombina isolate aBomBom1 chromosome 2, aBomBom1.pri, whole genome shotgun sequence DNA encodes these proteins:
- the LOC128646835 gene encoding uncharacterized protein LOC128646835: protein MTALQLPPWHTELARKGLLEGPLHTAQVPRVLLPYSTGTPSTTPIQHRYPEYYSHTAQVPRVLLPYSTGTPSTTPIQHRYPEYYSHTAQVPRVLLSSPQHRYPEYYSAAHSTGTPSTTQQPTAQVPRVLLSSPQHRYPEYYSAAHSTGTPSTTQQPTAQVPRVLLSSPQHKYPEYYSPAHSTATPSITHIQHKYPEYYLPAHSTATLSTTHQPTAQVPRVLLSSPQHKYPEYYSPAHSTATPSTTHQPTAQVPRVLLSSPQHKYPEYYSPAHSTATPSTTHIQHKYPEYYSPAHSTATPSTTHIQHKYNEYYLPAHSTATLSTTHIQHSYPEYYSAAHSTNS, encoded by the coding sequence ATGACAGCACTGCAGCTACCCCCATGGCACACAGAGCTAGCAAGGAAAGGGTTACTAGAGGGCCCCTTACATACAGCACAGGTACCCCGAGTACTACTCCCATACAGCACAGGTACCCCGAGTACTACTCCCATACAGCACAGGTACCCCGAGTACTACTCCCATACAGCACAGGTACCCCGAGTACTACTCCCATACAGCACAGGTACCCCAAGTACTACTCCCATACAGCACAGGTACCCAGAGTACTACTCCCATACAGCACAGGTACCCAGAGTACTACTCAGCAGCCCACAGCACAGGTACCCCGAGTACTACTCAGCAGCCCACAGCACAGGTACCCCGAGTACTACTCAGCAGCCAACAGCACAGGTACCCCGAGTACTACTCAGCAGCCCACAGCACAGGTACCCCGAGTACTACTCAGCAGCCCACAGCACAGGTACCCCGAGTACTACTCAGCAGCCCACAGCACAGGTACCCCGAGTACTACTCAGCAGCCCACAGCACAAGTACCCTGAGTACTACTCACCAGCCCACAGCACAGCTACCCCGAGTATTACTCACATACAGCACAAGTACCCTGAGTACTACTTACCAGCCCACAGCACAGCTACCCTGAGTACTACTCACCAGCCAACAGCACAGGTACCCAGAGTACTACTCAGCAGCCCACAGCACAAGTACCCTGAGTACTACTCACCAGCCCACAGCACAGCTACCCCGAGTACTACTCACCAGCCAACAGCACAGGTACCCAGAGTACTACTCAGCAGCCCACAGCACAAGTACCCTGAGTACTACTCACCAGCCCACAGCACAGCTACCCCGAGTACTACTCACATACAGCACAAGTACCCTGAGTACTACTCACCAGCCCACAGCACAGCTACCCCGAGTACTACTCACATACAGCACAAGTACAATGAGTACTACTTACCAGCCCACAGCACAGCTACCCTGAGTACTACTCACATACAGCACAGCTACCCTGAGTACTACTCAGCAGCCCACAGCACAAACAGCTAA